GGTATCGACGGTGTAGACATGACGACGCTGGACGATGCCGGCGGATCCGCCTGTGCTTGATGCCGGGCGATCGGCAACCGTATCGTGAACGTGCTGCCGCTGCCGAGCCCATCACTGGACGCGTCGATCATTCCGCCATGAAGCTCGATCAGCGAGCGGCACAGCGTCAGGCCGATTCCCAGGCCAGTATCGGTTGGATTCTGTGCGTGGTTTTCTTGCACGAACAGGTTAAAGATCGACTTCAGACCCTCCTGCGAGATGCCCCGGCCCTGGTCGATCACGCGCAGGAAGATCATGCGCTTTCCGACAGTGACCTCAATGCTGATCCGAGCGCCGCTGGGCGAGAACTTGGAGGCGTTGTCCAGCAAGTTTTGCACTGCCTGGACCAATCGTGTCATGTCGCCACGGACCCAGGCCGGTTGGGGCGGCAATTGCACGTGCAAACTCTGCCAACGCTCGTCGATGAACGGGCGGGCAGCCTCCACGCTGCGGGCGACGACTTCCGCCATGTCGATGCAGGCCAGGCGCAGCTCCAACTTGCCGGTGGTGATTCGCCCGATGTCCAGCAGATCGTCGACAAGCCGCGTCAAATGGCTGACCTGCCGATCGATCACGTCGCGGCAATGACGCATCGTCGCATCGACATTCGGGACCAGCTGCATCACGCTGACTGCATTACGCACGGGGGCAAGCGGATTGCGCAATTCATGCGCGAGCATCGCGAGAAATTCGCTCATGCGGCGGCTGGACAGCTCTAGTTCCTCCAGACGCTTGCGCTCGGTCATATCGCGCGTCACCATGGTGAAGCCAAGCAGTGCGCCGGCGGCGTCGCGTACCGCCGTGATCACAACATTGGCCCAGAACAATGTGCCGTCCTTGCGCACGCGCCATGCATTGTCCTCGACACGCTCCGTGTTCGCGGCGGCTTGCAACTGCTGCTCAGGCATGCCGTCGGTGTTATCGTCGTCGCGATAGAAGACAGACATATGGCGGCCAATGATCTCTTCTGAACGGTACCCGTTGATCTGCATGGCGCCAGCGTTCCAGCTCGCCACGCGGCCTTGTGGATCCAGCATGCAAATGGCGTAGTCCTTGACCGATTCGACCATCAGTCTGAACCGTTCTTCGCTCTGGCGAAGCTTGTCCTCCTCTGCACGTCGCTCGGTCAAGTCGCGGGTGATTTTTGCGAAGCCGTACAATTCGCCCGATGGCGCGCGCAGCGCTGTGATCACGACATTGGCCCAGAATCTCGATCCGTCCCGACGGACGCGCCAACCCTCATCTTCAACGCGGCCGAATTCGGCGGCATGCCGCAATTCATATTCGGGTTTGCCGTCCGCGATGTCGGCCGGACTGTAGAACACTGAAAAGTGGCGCCCGATGATTTCTTCGGCACGGTATCCTTTAATGTACTGAGCACCGGTATTCCAACTCGCGACGTGGCCTTCCGGATCAAGCATGAAAATCGCGTAGTCCTTGATGTTCTGGACCATCAGTTCGAAAGCGGCAGGATCATGCAGCACAGCTCGCCCTGACATCGTGGTCACCGTTGTTTCCACAGGTTGGCTGGCAGCACTGGGGGTCTGTCTTGCATGGCAGTATGGGTTCTTAGCTATGGCGGTAGGGATTTCCAGTTTGGCATTTTATTGATGAGCTTGCCGCCATCGCTGATACCAGTTCATCAACGGCGTAGCGGAAATGCCGTGGACTACAACTGATGCAGTGACGACGAACAATGCAGTGGACACGATCGCCGTGCTAGCCTGCACACCGTGCTCGACTGCGAAGGCGGTGTAGTAGAACGAACCGATTCCACGGATGCCGAACCAGCTCATCAGGCGACGCTGTGCCGGCGAGGCGCGGGAGCCGGCCAGTGAAATGCCCCACCGCGAGTGGGCGAACAAGTAGAAATAGCACGGCCGCCACCATCGCATTGCGCTGGCTTAACAACGGCGCTGGCAAGGTAGTTAGTACATTGCCGATGACGATCATCGTGGCCATTTCCGCGATTTTCTCCAGTTCGATCGTGAAGCCGAGAATGGACTCGGCCATGTAGGCGTGAGCCTTGTCCGGATGTGCCGCAGTCGCCTGAACGTTCTGTGGGTCGAGTGTGCCGATCGTCGCCTGCGCCGTGCGCTCGCCGCTGGCACGATGCTCGACACGGCGCATCGCGACACCGGCGGCAAAGACTGCAAGGAATCCGTATGTATGGGCGAGTTCTGCGGCGCCGTACGACAACACAATCAGCCCGAGGGCAAAAAAGCCCTCCAGGCCCAGTGCCTGTGCGTGCCGTGTGCGCAGCCATGCCACTATGTGGGTCGTTGCCCATCCGAGGGTGGCACCGATGCCGATTGCACCAACGCCGCCCCAGAGCGCATGAGCCATGAAGATCGGGGACAGTGCCGCGGCGATCGGCCTATCCGGTTGGTTGCACAAGGCAATGCCGAGGAGCGCGAATGGCATGGCCGCCCCGTCGTTCAATCCGCCTTCGCCGGACAGCGCAAAACGCATCTGGTCCTGATCGCGTGAATCTTGTACCTGAACGTCGTGGGCCAGCACGGGATCGGTCGGGGCCAGGATGGCGGCTGTCAACAGTGCGGGACCGACTGGTAGATCGAGTACTACCATGCCGAACGCAGTCAATAACGGTATCGTGACGAGCATCGCCAGCACGCCGAGCCTTAGCGGCAAGCCCCAAAGTGGATTGGCCAGCGGCACCCGCAACCGCAAGCCAATGGCGAATAGCGACACGAGCAGGGCCACCTCAGTCAACACTCGCAGCAAATGCGCGTCGCGAAAAATATCCAGCGCGAGTATTCCGGCTCCGGGCGTGCCGAGTGCAGCGCCTATTGCCAGATACAGCATCGCGCTGCTGCAGGGCAGGCGCTTGAGCAGCGAGCCGGCGATGCCCATTACGACGAAGACGCTGCCCACGATGAGGAACCAGGTTGTTTCACACATGATGCATGGGCGCGCTGGGTCGGATAGACGCTCGGGCGCGCATTGTCACGATCCTCGGCGCCGGCCGAATGTGTCCCGCAATGCCTGCTTGGATCGTTCCAGGACCTGGCGGCGCGACACAGGTAAGTGCTTTCCGGCTCGGTTGATGTAAAAATTTAGCATCGACATGGCCGATTGGAACGGCGTGCCGCGACGCCGTGTGCTGTGCATCGACGCGCGCTTAAGCGATTCAGCGATTTGCTGCGCCGTGCCCTGCTTGAAGACATCCGGCTCCAAGTCCAACGCGTGGCTGTGCTGGGTCACGTCGCGTGACCAGCGTTTTGCACGGTTGCCGCAATGGGCAGCGCGCGCTGTCGCGTGACGCTGGCGCGGCGGGCGGCCATTACGGTGCCGGGTGGAGGGATGGGAACGGGTGCTGCTTGTCATGGCGGCCTCTCGGTATGCGACAACGCGCTTTCGCAAGCTTCATGCCCATGCGTCGCCGACTTAGCGGCCCCGGGTCGGGGCGGCAGCAGATTGGCCAGGCATGATTGATGCAATGCCGAAGAGAGTCGAAACAACGGAGCCGTTACGTCTGGCTGTATCACTCACCCTGCCCACACACGGAGTACGCCATGTCACGGATGTCATCGCTGAGGGACAGACAGGCGATCCGCAAGCTTGCTGCCGACGCGAAACCACAATGAATCGCGCTACCGTCGTGCCGCCGTGTCCCATCGTCTGACGGTTTTCATCTGCTTGTGCGACTGGCACGCGCGCAAGGGGTCTAGTCATGTGCCGATGGCCGTTGCCGGCCTTTGATTTGGGGAAAAATGCCATGCTTCGTTACGCTGTTATTTTTTTCATCATTTCTATCATCGCTGCCGTATTCGGCTTTGGCGGGATCGCTACGGGCGCAGCTGAAATCGCAAAAATACTGTTTTTCATCTTCCTCGTGATTTTTCTGGCGACGCTGTTGCTTGGCCTGATCAGGCGATAACCGCTGCTGTATGAAAGACTCGGAGCAACGCAACTTGCATGAGACGGTGGCG
This sequence is a window from Mycetohabitans rhizoxinica HKI 454. Protein-coding genes within it:
- a CDS encoding DUF3175 domain-containing protein; the protein is MTSSTRSHPSTRHRNGRPPRQRHATARAAHCGNRAKRWSRDVTQHSHALDLEPDVFKQGTAQQIAESLKRASMHSTRRRGTPFQSAMSMLNFYINRAGKHLPVSRRQVLERSKQALRDTFGRRRGS
- a CDS encoding DUF1328 domain-containing protein, yielding MLRYAVIFFIISIIAAVFGFGGIATGAAEIAKILFFIFLVIFLATLLLGLIRR
- a CDS encoding PAS domain S-box protein; translated protein: MSGRAVLHDPAAFELMVQNIKDYAIFMLDPEGHVASWNTGAQYIKGYRAEEIIGRHFSVFYSPADIADGKPEYELRHAAEFGRVEDEGWRVRRDGSRFWANVVITALRAPSGELYGFAKITRDLTERRAEEDKLRQSEERFRLMVESVKDYAICMLDPQGRVASWNAGAMQINGYRSEEIIGRHMSVFYRDDDNTDGMPEQQLQAAANTERVEDNAWRVRKDGTLFWANVVITAVRDAAGALLGFTMVTRDMTERKRLEELELSSRRMSEFLAMLAHELRNPLAPVRNAVSVMQLVPNVDATMRHCRDVIDRQVSHLTRLVDDLLDIGRITTGKLELRLACIDMAEVVARSVEAARPFIDERWQSLHVQLPPQPAWVRGDMTRLVQAVQNLLDNASKFSPSGARISIEVTVGKRMIFLRVIDQGRGISQEGLKSIFNLFVQENHAQNPTDTGLGIGLTLCRSLIELHGGMIDASSDGLGSGSTFTIRLPIARHQAQADPPASSSVVMSTPSIPLRVLVVDDNRDSADSLAVLLELKGHMARVAYDGAHAIEIARVFLPDLVLTDLAMPNVDGFGVAGVLRSSVDLSGSTLVAMSGFGQPGDRARSLASGFDAHLVKPIKPAQLDALLERSMRQASKDSLQR